A single region of the Malus sylvestris chromosome 8, drMalSylv7.2, whole genome shotgun sequence genome encodes:
- the LOC126633036 gene encoding cyclin-D3-1-like has translation MDRKHHHQLVESSEEQNPVFLLDALYCSEEHLVDEQVSPVDYFPEEELVEDSFNSNVSSFNPIKAPILVEQDLFWDNEELISLLSKESEQNELQKPLQISPSLAGARREAVDWMLRVASHYSFSALTAVLAADYFDRFLSSLQLQVEKPWMTQLAAVACISLAAKVEETQVPLLLDFQVEDSKYVFEARTIKRMEILVLSTLQWKMNPVTPISFIDYITRRLGLKNHLCWEVLKRCELILLSLISDSRFMSFLPSVVATAIMLHVVNNIEPCLLMEYQNQLLGILGIDKDKVDECSKLISELTSSGGNGSGKQSNKRKFGSVPCSPSGVMDVSFSSDSSNDSWATGSSVSSSPEPLSKKRNSNHNRNADILGIIPR, from the exons ATGGATCGAAAACATCATCATCAACTAGTAGAATCAAGTGAAGAACAAAACCCAGTTTTCCTTTTGGACGCTCTGTACTGCTCGGAGGAGCATTTGGTGGATGAGCAAGTGAGCCCAGTGGATTATTTCCCAGAAGAGGAATTAGTAGAAGACAGCTTTAACAGCAACGTTTCTTCGTTTAACCCAATAAAAGCTCCAATCTTAGTCGAGCAAGACCTGTTCTGGGATAATGAGGAGCTAATCTCTCTCTTATCCAAAGAATCGGAGCAAAACGAGCTCCAAAAACCCCTCCAAATCAGCCCCTCTCTGGCCGGAGCTCGCAGAGAGGCGGTGGATTGGATGCTGAGAGTCGCTTCCCACTACTCTTTCTCCGCCCTCACGGCGGTGCTCGCGGCGGATTACTTCGACAGGTTCTTGTCCAGCCTCCAACTTCAGGTTGAGAAGCCGTGGATGACCCAGCTCGCTGCCGTGGCTTGTATCTCTCTTGCTGCCAAGGTTGAGGAGACCCAAGTTCCCCTTTTGCTGGATTTCCAA GTGGAGGATAGCAAGTATGTGTTTGAAGCTAGAACAATCAAACGAATGGAGATTTTGGTGCTCTCAACTCTCCAATGGAAGATGAATCCTGTCACTCCGATTTCATTCATCGATTACATCACCCGAAGACTCGGTCTGAAAAACCATCTCTGCTGGGAAGTCCTCAAAAGATGTGAGCTCATCCTTCTGAGTCTAATTTCAG ATTCTAGGTTCATGTCTTTTCTTCCATCTGTAGTTGCCACTGCCATAATGCTGCATGTTGTCAACAACATAGAACCGTGTCTACTTATGGAATACCAAAACCAGCTCCTGGGAATTCTCGGAATCGATAAG GACAAAGTGGATGAATGCTCGAAGCTCATCTCCGAATTAACATCTTCCGGAGGCAATGGCAGTGGCAAACAATCCAACAAGCGTAAGTTTGGTTCAGTTCCATGCAGTCCCAGTGGAGTGATGGATGTGTCATTTAGCTCTGATAGCTCGAATGATTCGTGGGCCACTGGATCATCGGTCTCATCCTCGCCGGAGCCTCTGTCGAAGAAGAGGAATTCCAACCACAACCGTAATGCAGATATCCTCGGCATCATCCCTCGCTAG